The Corvus hawaiiensis isolate bCorHaw1 chromosome 2, bCorHaw1.pri.cur, whole genome shotgun sequence genome includes a window with the following:
- the PPME1 gene encoding protein phosphatase methylesterase 1 isoform X2 produces the protein MEDVVVENDTGKDTFRIYKSGLEGPVLLLLHGGGHSALSWAVFTSAIINRIQCRIVALDLRGHGETKVRNPEDLSAETMSKDVGNVVEALYGDLPPPIMLIGHSMGGAIAVHTAVANLVPSLLGLCMIDVVEGTAMDALNSMQNFLRSRPKTFKSLENAIEWSVKSGQIRNLESARVSMVGQVKQCEGAASPECPKAIVEGIIEEEEEEDEDEEGGGSVNKRKKEDDTETKKEHLYTWRIELAKTEKYWDGWFRGLSNLFLSCPTPKLLLLAGVDRLDKDLTIGQMQGKFQMQVLPQCGHAVHEDAPDKVAEAVATFLIRHRFTEPIGGFQCVFPAC, from the exons ACTTTTCGAATTTACAAAAGTGGGTTGGAGGGGCCTGTCTTGCTGCTGTTACATGGTGGAGGCCACTCTGCTCTGTCCTGGGCTGTGTTTACT TCTGCAATCATTAACAGGATCCAGTGTAGGATTGTGGCTTTAGACCTCCGAGGCCATG gagaaacGAAAGTAAGGAATCCCGAAGATCTGTCTGCAGAGACTATGTCGAA AGACGTGGGGAACGTGGTGGAAGCGCTGTACGGGGACCTGCCCCCGCCCATCATGTTGATTGGGCACAGCATGGGGGGGGCCATCGCCGTGCACACGGCCGTCGCCAACCTGGTGCCGAGTTTGCTGGGGCTCTGCATGATCGACGTTGTGGAAG GTACAGCCATGGATGCCTTGAACAGCATGCAGAACTTCCTAAGGAGTCGTCCCAAAACATTCAAGTCACTTGAGAATGCCATTGAGTGGAG tgtaAAAAGTGGACAGATAAGAAATCTCGAATCTGCCAGAGTTTCTATGGTCGGTCAAGTCAAACA gTGCGAAGGGGCTGCCAGTCCTGAATGCCCTAAAGCCATAGTAGAGGGAATTattgaggaagaggaggaggaggatgaggatgaggaaggggGAGGCTCTGtcaacaaaaggaagaaagaggatgACACAGAG acaaAGAAGGAGCATTTATACACGTGGCGAATCGAACTGGCCAAAACAGAAAAGTACTGGGATGGCTGGTTCAGGGGTTTATCCAACCTCTTCCTAAGCTGTCCGACTccaaagcttttgcttttagCTG GTGTTGACAGGCTGGACAAAGATCTGACCATTGGACAGATGCAag GGAAATTCCAGATGCAGGTCCTCCCACAGTGTGGCCACGCAGTCCATGAAGATGCTCCAGACAAG gtTGCTGAAGCTGTTGCGACATTCCTGATCCGTCATAGGTTTACAGAGCCCATCGGTGGATTCCAGTG TGTGTTTCCTGCTTGTTAA